Proteins found in one Subtercola endophyticus genomic segment:
- a CDS encoding response regulator codes for MKILVADDDPQILRALKVTLRARGYDIVTASDGTEALNRAIEHHPDLVMLDLGMPNLDGVEVIHGLRGWSEVPILVVSGRTGEADKVEALDAGADDYVTKPFSIDELLARIRALTRRSPTSEDSPAIRFGTVTVDLLAKNAYHGTAEAPEIIRLTPTEWAILEVLLRNPGKLITRDALLTHVWGAHHSNDSGYLRVYIAQLRKKLEPQPSQPRYLITESGMGYRFTPDRSDITTSYEEVP; via the coding sequence ATGAAAATCCTCGTCGCCGACGATGACCCTCAAATCCTCCGTGCCCTCAAGGTCACCCTCCGAGCCCGCGGCTACGACATCGTGACCGCCTCCGACGGCACTGAAGCACTCAACCGCGCCATCGAACACCACCCCGACCTCGTCATGCTCGACCTCGGCATGCCGAACCTCGACGGAGTCGAGGTCATCCACGGCCTTCGCGGCTGGAGCGAAGTGCCCATCCTCGTCGTCTCCGGCCGCACCGGTGAAGCCGACAAGGTCGAAGCCCTCGACGCCGGCGCCGACGACTACGTCACCAAACCGTTCTCCATCGACGAACTCCTCGCCCGGATCCGAGCCCTCACCCGTCGAAGCCCCACCTCGGAAGACTCTCCCGCCATCCGATTCGGAACGGTCACTGTCGACCTGCTGGCCAAGAACGCCTATCACGGCACGGCGGAAGCCCCCGAGATCATCCGGCTGACGCCGACCGAGTGGGCCATCCTCGAAGTTCTGCTGCGAAACCCGGGCAAACTCATCACGCGAGATGCGCTGCTCACTCACGTCTGGGGTGCACACCACTCGAATGACAGCGGGTACCTGCGTGTTTATATCGCGCAGCTCCGAAAGAAGCTCGAACCCCAACCTTCGCAGCCCCGGTACCTGATCACGGAATCGGGAATGGGTTATCGGTTCACACCGGATCGCAGCGACATCACGACATCGTACGAAGAAGTTCCGTAA
- a CDS encoding DUF6611 family protein: MTMHPHLQTGIPADSAARLLARAARRISEGPHLWGAIDVTPTGRTSYCRTRLTVYPPGTNAAERRALRFYRNWPVAGAVLALFLFLALAEMPALVVTSIAISVYAAGIWAGHAATRSLRPHVRRLTVLTAATGQHFETLGDIAFFQAATDQLRAMDKLNDHGLLSAAEYESYWAEIYDALPAA, from the coding sequence ATGACCATGCATCCTCATCTTCAAACAGGCATCCCCGCCGATTCTGCAGCCCGACTGCTCGCTCGGGCGGCACGCCGAATCAGCGAAGGGCCGCACCTGTGGGGCGCGATCGATGTCACCCCCACCGGCCGCACGTCGTACTGCCGAACGCGACTGACCGTCTACCCGCCCGGAACGAACGCGGCCGAGCGCCGCGCTCTGCGTTTCTACCGCAACTGGCCCGTCGCGGGAGCGGTGCTCGCACTGTTCCTCTTTCTCGCCCTCGCCGAAATGCCCGCTCTCGTCGTCACCAGCATCGCTATCAGCGTCTACGCCGCGGGTATCTGGGCCGGGCACGCGGCCACACGGTCCCTTCGCCCGCACGTGCGACGCCTCACCGTCCTGACGGCAGCAACCGGACAGCACTTCGAGACGCTCGGCGACATCGCCTTCTTCCAGGCCGCGACAGACCAACTTCGCGCCATGGACAAGCTCAATGACCACGGGCTGCTCAGCGCAGCAGAATACGAAAGCTACTGGGCCGAAATCTACGACGCACTGCCGGCCGCGTAG